A section of the Desulfurispora thermophila DSM 16022 genome encodes:
- the map gene encoding type I methionyl aminopeptidase, with amino-acid sequence MIILKTEKELAYMRDAGRIVAGAHAEIARAVRPGVTTAELDRIAEEYITRKGGRPAFKGLYGYPATICASVNEQVVHGIPGLRQLQNGDIISIDIGAEINGYFGDSAVTLPVGEVSPQVSKLLEVTEQSLYQGIARAVEGNRLTDISHAIQKYVEAHGFSVVRDYVGHGIGSSMHEEPQVPNFGRPGRGPRLKAGMTLAIEPMVNMGTYKVRTLPDNWTVVTDDLQYSAHFEHTIAITESEPEILTRL; translated from the coding sequence ATGATTATTTTAAAAACCGAAAAAGAGCTGGCTTACATGCGCGACGCCGGAAGAATTGTTGCCGGTGCCCATGCCGAGATAGCGCGGGCGGTGCGCCCAGGTGTGACCACAGCTGAACTGGATCGTATTGCCGAGGAGTATATTACGCGTAAAGGCGGCCGGCCGGCGTTTAAAGGGTTGTACGGTTATCCCGCCACCATTTGCGCTTCGGTCAATGAACAGGTAGTACATGGCATTCCTGGTTTAAGGCAATTGCAAAATGGTGATATTATAAGTATTGACATTGGGGCGGAAATTAATGGCTATTTTGGTGACAGCGCCGTAACGCTGCCGGTGGGTGAAGTAAGCCCGCAGGTATCCAAACTCCTGGAAGTCACCGAGCAGTCCTTGTACCAGGGCATTGCCAGGGCCGTGGAAGGGAACAGGCTGACCGACATATCCCATGCCATCCAGAAATACGTGGAGGCGCACGGCTTTTCTGTAGTCAGGGACTATGTAGGACATGGTATTGGCAGCAGCATGCACGAAGAACCACAGGTACCCAATTTCGGCCGGCCGGGGCGCGGGCCCAGACTCAAGGCCGGGATGACACTGGCTATTGAACCGATGGTGAATATGGGTACGTACAAAGTGCGCACTTTGCCGGATAATTGGACGGTAGTGACCGATGATCTGCAATACTCAGCTCATTTTGAGCACACCATTGCCATTACAGAAAGTGAGCCGGAAATTCTAACCAGGCTATAG
- a CDS encoding KOW domain-containing RNA-binding protein — MKDKKFTPGQVVISTAGRDTGRLYVVTGQAGGEDGRNLVYVVDGHIRKIDRPKKKNVRHLEDTGKLVPEIAQKIATGRKVTDQEIRQVLEATFTTAASVASVKEALSDTDG; from the coding sequence TTGAAAGATAAAAAATTTACTCCCGGTCAGGTAGTCATATCCACGGCCGGCCGGGATACCGGCAGGCTGTACGTGGTTACCGGGCAGGCCGGGGGCGAAGATGGCAGAAATTTGGTTTATGTTGTGGACGGACATATTCGCAAAATAGACCGACCCAAGAAAAAAAATGTTCGCCACCTGGAGGACACTGGCAAACTGGTGCCGGAGATTGCGCAAAAGATTGCTACCGGCAGGAAAGTAACCGATCAGGAAATACGGCAGGTGCTGGAGGCTACTTTCACCACCGCTGCATCAGTAGCAAGCGTAAAGGAGGCGTTAAGCGATACTGATGGCTAA
- the infA gene encoding translation initiation factor IF-1, with the protein MAKQDVIEVEGTVIEPLPNAMFRVQLQNGHKVLAHVSGKIRMNFIRILAGDRVMVELSPYDLTRGRIVYRYK; encoded by the coding sequence ATGGCTAAGCAGGATGTCATAGAAGTTGAAGGTACCGTGATCGAGCCGCTGCCCAATGCCATGTTTCGCGTCCAATTGCAAAACGGGCACAAAGTGCTGGCTCATGTTTCCGGTAAAATCCGGATGAACTTTATTCGCATTCTGGCCGGGGACAGGGTGATGGTGGAGCTTTCTCCTTATGACCTGACCAGAGGTAGAATTGTATACCGTTATAAGTAA
- the rpmJ gene encoding 50S ribosomal protein L36, translating into MKVRPSVKPICEKCKVIRRHGKVMVICENPKHKQRQG; encoded by the coding sequence ATGAAAGTACGCCCATCGGTTAAACCTATCTGTGAAAAGTGCAAAGTAATTCGCCGCCATGGCAAAGTGATGGTTATCTGCGAAAATCCCAAGCACAAGCAACGGCAGGGCTAA
- the rpsM gene encoding 30S ribosomal protein S13 — MARIAGADLPRDKRVEVALTYIYGIGRSTSRKILAQTGVNPDTRVRNLTEEEINRLRDVIEKNYKVEGDLRREVALNIKRLIEIGCYRGLRHRKGLPVRGQRTKTNARTRKGPRRTVGVKRKK; from the coding sequence ATGGCACGTATTGCTGGGGCGGACTTGCCGCGGGACAAACGGGTGGAAGTTGCCCTTACCTATATCTATGGCATCGGCCGTTCCACATCGCGCAAGATCCTGGCGCAGACCGGGGTTAACCCGGACACCCGGGTGCGCAACCTGACCGAAGAAGAGATTAACCGGCTGCGCGATGTGATCGAGAAGAATTACAAGGTGGAAGGCGATCTGCGCCGGGAAGTGGCGCTGAACATCAAGCGGCTGATTGAGATTGGTTGTTATCGCGGGCTGCGGCACCGCAAAGGTTTGCCGGTGCGGGGGCAGCGGACCAAGACCAATGCCCGTACGCGCAAAGGGCCCAGAAGAACTGTCGGTGTAAAACGCAAGAAGTAA
- the rpsK gene encoding 30S ribosomal protein S11: MARRATRTKRRERKNVDRGVAHIKSTFNNTIVTITDTQGNAISWCSAGQVGFKGSRKSTPFAAQMAAEQAAKEAIEHGMKEVEVMVKGPGAGREAAIRSLQAAGLEVSLIKDVTPIPHNGCRPPKRRRV, from the coding sequence ATGGCTCGCCGCGCCACCCGTACGAAGAGGCGGGAAAGAAAAAATGTGGACCGGGGTGTGGCTCACATCAAGTCCACTTTTAACAACACTATTGTTACCATTACCGACACGCAGGGCAATGCCATTTCCTGGTGCAGTGCCGGTCAGGTTGGATTCAAGGGATCACGTAAGAGCACGCCCTTTGCTGCTCAAATGGCAGCAGAGCAGGCGGCTAAAGAAGCTATTGAGCACGGCATGAAGGAAGTTGAAGTGATGGTGAAAGGTCCCGGGGCCGGGCGGGAGGCTGCCATTCGCTCGCTGCAGGCTGCCGGGTTGGAGGTAAGCCTGATCAAAGACGTTACGCCCATTCCACACAACGGCTGCCGGCCTCCCAAGCGCCGGAGAGTATAG
- the rpsD gene encoding 30S ribosomal protein S4 — translation MARYTGPLCRLCRREGIKLYLKGDRCYSSKCAIDRRGYAPGMHGQRRKKLSEYGMQLREKQKARRIYGVLERQFRNYFERAERQPGVTGENLLRLLERRLDNVVYRLGLATSRQEARQLVLHGHFRLNGRKVNIPSLLVRVGDEIEVREKSRESSRIKELMERAADRTPPAWLEYDANQAKGRVVAFPTRDQIDIPVKEQMIVELYSR, via the coding sequence ATGGCAAGATATACAGGACCCCTTTGCCGCCTTTGCCGCCGGGAGGGTATCAAGCTGTACCTGAAAGGTGATCGTTGCTATTCCAGCAAATGCGCCATTGATCGCCGGGGTTATGCTCCCGGTATGCACGGCCAGCGGCGGAAAAAACTGAGCGAATACGGTATGCAGCTGCGGGAAAAACAAAAGGCCCGCCGCATTTACGGTGTGCTGGAGCGCCAGTTCCGCAACTACTTTGAGCGGGCGGAGCGCCAGCCCGGCGTTACCGGTGAAAATCTGCTGCGCCTTTTGGAGCGGCGCCTGGACAATGTGGTGTACCGCCTGGGTCTGGCCACCTCGCGCCAGGAGGCCCGTCAGCTGGTATTGCACGGCCACTTCCGCCTGAACGGCCGCAAGGTGAACATTCCTTCCCTGCTGGTGCGGGTGGGCGATGAGATTGAAGTGCGGGAGAAAAGCCGGGAGTCGTCCCGCATTAAAGAACTGATGGAGCGGGCTGCCGATCGCACACCGCCGGCCTGGCTGGAGTATGATGCCAATCAGGCCAAGGGGCGGGTAGTGGCGTTCCCCACCCGTGATCAGATTGACATACCGGTTAAGGAGCAGATGATTGTTGAGCTGTACTCCAGATAG
- a CDS encoding DNA-directed RNA polymerase subunit alpha yields the protein MFEIEKPRIECVEKSADNTYGKFVVEPLERGYGITLGNSLRRMLLSSMPGAAVTSVKIEGVLHEFSTIPGVVEDVTDIILNLKGLCLKMHSDEEKTVRIEARGEKVVTAADIICDPDVEILNPEHHIATLAENGRLFMEMTVAKGRGYVPAERNKKGDHVIGIIPVDSVFSPVRKVNYNVENTRVGQRTDYDKLTLEVWTDGSIKPDEAVSLSARILSDHLKLFIGLTDSVDNVEIMVEKEEEQKDKILEMTIEELDLSVRSYNCLKRAGINTVEELIQRNEEDMMKVRNLGKKSLEEVINKLAELGLSLRKDED from the coding sequence ATGTTTGAAATAGAAAAACCCAGGATCGAATGTGTGGAAAAAAGCGCTGACAACACCTATGGCAAGTTTGTGGTGGAGCCACTGGAGCGAGGCTACGGGATTACTCTGGGCAATTCACTGCGCCGGATGCTGCTTTCCTCCATGCCGGGTGCGGCGGTTACTTCGGTAAAAATTGAAGGGGTGCTGCACGAGTTCTCCACCATTCCCGGCGTTGTGGAAGATGTTACCGACATTATTCTGAACCTGAAGGGCCTCTGCTTGAAAATGCACAGCGATGAAGAAAAAACCGTCCGCATTGAGGCCAGGGGCGAAAAAGTAGTGACGGCGGCTGACATTATCTGTGATCCCGATGTGGAAATCCTCAATCCGGAACACCATATCGCGACTTTGGCCGAAAACGGCAGGCTGTTCATGGAAATGACTGTGGCAAAGGGGCGCGGTTATGTACCGGCGGAGCGGAACAAAAAAGGTGACCATGTAATTGGGATTATTCCTGTGGACTCCGTTTTCAGCCCGGTGCGCAAAGTCAACTACAATGTGGAGAACACACGTGTCGGCCAGCGCACAGACTACGACAAGCTGACTCTGGAAGTATGGACCGATGGTTCAATAAAGCCCGATGAGGCAGTTAGCCTGTCCGCCAGGATTTTGAGCGACCACCTCAAGCTGTTCATCGGACTCACCGACAGCGTGGACAACGTGGAAATCATGGTGGAAAAAGAAGAAGAGCAAAAGGATAAAATTCTGGAGATGACCATTGAGGAACTGGACCTCTCGGTTCGCTCTTACAACTGCCTGAAGCGGGCTGGCATCAACACAGTGGAAGAACTAATTCAGCGCAACGAAGAGGATATGATGAAAGTCCGCAATCTGGGCAAGAAGTCTTTGGAAGAAGTGATCAACAAACTTGCCGAATTGGGGCTTTCCCTGCGTAAGGACGAAGATTGA
- the rplQ gene encoding 50S ribosomal protein L17 — MGYRKLGVNTGHRKAMLRNLVSSLIKEERIQTTESRAKEVKRLADKMVTLAKRGDLHARRQALAYIYDEDVVRKLFDTVGPRYADRNGGYTRIVRTGFRRGDAAPLVVLELV, encoded by the coding sequence GTGGGCTACCGGAAACTGGGGGTGAACACCGGGCACCGCAAGGCCATGTTGCGCAACCTGGTGTCTTCCCTGATCAAGGAAGAGCGCATTCAGACCACTGAATCCCGGGCCAAGGAAGTAAAACGGCTGGCTGATAAAATGGTCACACTGGCCAAGCGGGGCGACCTGCACGCCCGGCGTCAGGCCCTGGCTTACATTTACGATGAAGATGTAGTCAGAAAGCTGTTTGATACCGTTGGGCCGCGCTATGCCGACCGGAACGGCGGTTACACCCGCATTGTCCGCACAGGCTTTCGGCGGGGCGATGCCGCTCCCCTGGTAGTGCTGGAATTGGTATAG
- a CDS encoding ATP-binding cassette domain-containing protein, with protein sequence MSYQYQGQAVPALIDFSATVAPGEHVAVVGANGSGKSTLAGLAACLLLPTAGEVLIAGVKSDRVRQDLSLRRKVGLVLQNPDNQIVAATVEEDVAFGLENLGVPREEMWRRVEEALSVTGMEELRLCPPHQLSGGQKQRLALAGILAMRPEVIILDEPTAMLDPVGRREIIQWLLRIKACAPVTIMYITHHLEETLVADRVWLLQKGRLAADLPPLALYTQNRELVEQAGLSLPPLLELVHRLERGGVPLPAGIAQIEQLVDALCRLLS encoded by the coding sequence GTGAGTTACCAGTATCAGGGTCAGGCTGTGCCTGCCCTGATCGATTTTAGTGCCACTGTTGCTCCCGGGGAACACGTGGCCGTGGTGGGTGCCAATGGCAGTGGTAAGTCCACGCTGGCCGGGCTGGCGGCCTGCTTGCTGTTGCCCACTGCCGGTGAAGTGTTGATTGCCGGTGTGAAAAGTGACCGTGTGCGCCAGGACTTGTCCCTGCGCCGCAAAGTCGGTCTGGTTTTGCAGAATCCGGACAATCAAATCGTCGCCGCCACAGTGGAAGAAGATGTAGCCTTTGGCCTGGAGAACCTGGGGGTGCCGCGGGAGGAGATGTGGCGGCGGGTGGAGGAAGCGCTGTCTGTGACCGGTATGGAGGAATTGCGCTTATGCCCACCCCACCAGCTCTCGGGCGGGCAAAAACAGAGGTTGGCTCTGGCCGGCATTTTAGCCATGCGGCCTGAAGTAATAATTCTGGACGAACCGACCGCCATGCTGGATCCTGTGGGGCGCCGGGAAATTATCCAGTGGCTGCTCAGAATAAAGGCGTGTGCTCCGGTAACCATTATGTACATTACCCACCATCTGGAAGAAACCCTGGTGGCCGACCGGGTCTGGCTGTTGCAAAAAGGACGGCTCGCGGCCGACCTGCCGCCCCTGGCGCTTTATACACAAAACAGGGAATTGGTTGAGCAGGCCGGCTTGTCCTTGCCCCCCCTTCTGGAACTGGTGCACCGATTGGAACGGGGTGGTGTGCCTTTGCCCGCCGGTATTGCCCAAATTGAGCAGCTGGTAGATGCCTTATGCCGGTTATTGAGTTAA
- a CDS encoding ATP-binding cassette domain-containing protein, with protein MPVIELINVNHTYWPGTPMARQALVDVSLNIEEGDCWAVVGTAGSGKSTLVQHFVGLLQPTSGKVLVYGGNTADKKVRDGLWRKVGLVFQYPERQFFEESVLREVAYGPLNLGLSRREAEQRARWALQAVGLDPQRYQSLSPFRLSGGEKRRVAIAATLAIKPPVLVLDEPTAGLDPAGQRLVLKLMLDLKKRGFTIILVTHQMEMAALIADRVAVLHAGRLLASGRAKEIYFDKVLWEQAGLEPPLAVEIQLRLGAAGIKLPFAPVTSYYELAGCLLKMWGRRS; from the coding sequence ATGCCGGTTATTGAGTTAATAAACGTAAATCATACTTACTGGCCGGGAACGCCCATGGCCAGACAGGCGCTGGTGGATGTAAGTCTGAATATAGAAGAAGGGGATTGCTGGGCGGTGGTGGGAACCGCGGGCTCGGGCAAGAGCACCCTGGTGCAGCATTTTGTCGGGCTTTTACAACCCACAAGTGGTAAGGTACTGGTTTACGGAGGCAACACAGCCGACAAAAAAGTGCGGGACGGACTGTGGCGCAAGGTGGGACTGGTTTTTCAGTACCCGGAAAGGCAGTTTTTTGAGGAATCGGTGCTCAGAGAAGTGGCATACGGACCTTTGAACCTGGGTCTGAGCAGGCGGGAAGCGGAGCAGCGGGCCCGGTGGGCTTTGCAGGCAGTGGGGCTGGATCCCCAGCGTTATCAGTCTCTCTCTCCTTTTCGCTTGAGCGGGGGCGAAAAGCGCCGTGTGGCCATTGCGGCCACTTTGGCCATCAAGCCGCCGGTGCTGGTGCTGGACGAGCCGACGGCCGGTTTGGACCCGGCAGGTCAGCGGTTGGTACTGAAGCTAATGTTGGACTTGAAGAAGCGCGGCTTTACGATCATATTGGTTACACACCAGATGGAAATGGCAGCGCTTATAGCCGATCGAGTGGCGGTTTTACATGCGGGCAGGCTGTTGGCCAGTGGCAGGGCTAAAGAAATTTACTTTGATAAAGTATTATGGGAACAGGCCGGTCTTGAGCCCCCCCTGGCCGTGGAAATCCAGCTGAGGTTGGGCGCGGCGGGCATAAAACTACCCTTTGCGCCAGTCACCAGCTACTATGAACTGGCCGGGTGCCTGCTCAAAATGTGGGGGAGGCGGTCATAG
- a CDS encoding energy-coupling factor transporter transmembrane component T family protein — MGVAWNGLLPGQYFPGDTVLHRLDPRCKIVVCGLLMVATLAARELYILLPALTLLLATRLARLPVSQLWRGMKLFWIFLLVTMLLQFFFTAGDVIYTLGPLQISRQGVALGVSMFGRIVLLILSGILLTFTTSPSRLTAGIESLLSPISRLGLPVADIALMMTIAMRFVPLLLDETWQIMQAQQARGGSMAIRQPAARLKSALALLVPVLIGVLRRAEELALAMEARCFVPGSRRTHLHSPCWRARDTAVLLGACGVLVVVLAGRYI; from the coding sequence GTGGGTGTGGCCTGGAATGGACTGCTTCCCGGACAATACTTCCCCGGGGATACTGTGCTACACCGCCTGGATCCCCGCTGCAAGATTGTGGTCTGTGGCCTTTTAATGGTGGCGACTTTAGCTGCCCGGGAGCTTTATATACTGCTGCCAGCTTTGACGTTGTTGCTGGCAACCCGGTTGGCCCGGCTACCCGTAAGCCAGCTGTGGCGAGGTATGAAACTTTTCTGGATATTTTTGCTTGTCACCATGCTGCTGCAGTTTTTCTTTACAGCAGGTGATGTTATCTACACTCTGGGTCCCCTGCAAATCAGCCGTCAGGGGGTGGCTTTGGGTGTAAGCATGTTTGGGCGCATTGTACTTTTGATATTGTCCGGCATTCTGCTTACTTTTACCACATCGCCATCCCGCTTGACGGCCGGGATTGAGAGCCTGCTAAGTCCCATCTCCCGCCTGGGTTTGCCGGTAGCGGATATTGCCCTGATGATGACCATAGCCATGCGCTTTGTCCCCCTGCTGCTGGATGAAACCTGGCAGATCATGCAGGCCCAGCAGGCGCGGGGAGGTAGCATGGCGATCCGCCAGCCGGCGGCACGCCTGAAGAGCGCTCTGGCGCTGTTGGTGCCGGTGTTAATCGGGGTATTGCGCCGGGCGGAAGAACTGGCTCTGGCCATGGAAGCCCGTTGTTTTGTACCGGGTAGCCGCAGGACACATCTGCACAGCCCTTGCTGGCGGGCCCGGGATACAGCTGTGTTACTGGGTGCATGTGGGGTGCTGGTGGTAGTGCTGGCCGGCAGGTACATTTAG
- the truA gene encoding tRNA pseudouridine(38-40) synthase TruA, whose translation MRNVKLTLAYDGTNYHGFQEQRGSGLLTIQEVLESTLQKFTGRRVIVYGAGRTDAGVHALGQVVNFDASHWPIPIPRIPLALNGALPGDIVIKEAEEVPENFHARFSAINKTYCYQIYNQRIPDPFYARYSYFEPRELSLSAMQEAAGYLLGQHDFAAFRAQGTPVKSTVRTIYHLAVERTGCLIRITIKGDGFLYNMVRIIAGTLLQVGLGKYPPQTMPGILASRQRSLAGPTLPPQGLFLVRVDY comes from the coding sequence ATGAGAAATGTTAAATTAACTCTGGCTTACGACGGGACCAACTACCACGGGTTTCAAGAGCAGCGGGGTAGCGGACTTTTGACCATACAGGAAGTACTGGAAAGCACGTTGCAAAAGTTTACCGGCCGCCGGGTGATCGTATACGGGGCCGGGCGTACCGACGCCGGGGTACATGCCCTGGGTCAGGTGGTGAACTTTGACGCCAGCCATTGGCCCATTCCCATACCCCGCATTCCCCTGGCGCTCAACGGGGCCTTGCCGGGTGATATCGTAATTAAAGAAGCCGAAGAGGTGCCGGAAAACTTTCACGCCCGTTTTTCGGCAATTAACAAGACCTATTGCTACCAGATCTACAACCAGCGCATTCCCGACCCATTTTACGCCCGCTACAGCTACTTTGAACCGCGGGAACTTTCGCTGTCCGCCATGCAGGAAGCGGCCGGGTATTTGCTCGGCCAGCACGACTTTGCCGCCTTTCGGGCCCAGGGTACGCCGGTGAAATCTACAGTGCGCACCATTTATCATTTGGCTGTGGAGCGTACGGGGTGCCTGATTCGCATTACAATAAAAGGCGACGGATTTTTATACAATATGGTGCGCATTATTGCCGGTACTCTGTTGCAAGTGGGGCTGGGCAAATACCCGCCACAAACTATGCCCGGGATTCTGGCCAGCAGGCAAAGGTCGCTGGCCGGGCCAACGCTCCCGCCACAGGGCTTATTCCTGGTACGGGTAGATTACTAG
- the rplM gene encoding 50S ribosomal protein L13: MRTTYMAKPGEIERKWYVIDAEGQVLGRLAAQAAAILRGKHRPTFTPHVDTGDHVIIVNADKVKLTGKKLQQKHYIRHTGHPGGLKATSYATLIKTKPELIVRKAIEGMLPHNRLGAAMAKKLKVYSGPEHPHQAQKPQAWTLK, from the coding sequence ATGAGAACTACTTATATGGCCAAGCCAGGTGAAATAGAGCGCAAATGGTATGTCATTGACGCCGAAGGCCAGGTACTAGGCCGCCTGGCTGCCCAGGCCGCAGCCATTCTGCGCGGTAAGCACCGTCCAACCTTCACACCACATGTGGATACAGGCGACCATGTGATTATTGTCAATGCCGATAAAGTGAAACTGACCGGCAAGAAGTTGCAGCAAAAGCACTATATCCGTCATACCGGCCATCCGGGCGGGTTGAAAGCAACCAGTTACGCTACGCTGATCAAGACCAAACCCGAACTGATTGTGCGCAAGGCTATTGAGGGCATGCTGCCCCATAACCGGCTGGGTGCCGCTATGGCCAAAAAGCTCAAGGTCTACAGTGGGCCGGAGCACCCGCACCAGGCTCAAAAGCCCCAGGCCTGGACACTTAAGTAA
- the rpsI gene encoding 30S ribosomal protein S9 codes for MAQVQFYGTGRRKNAVARVYIYPGEGNITVNNRDLLSYFGRRVLETLVKQPLEITGTAGRFDVKVRAKGGGISGQAGAVRMGIARALVQADPNLRPILKKAGFLTRDPRMKERRKYGLKKARRAPQFSKR; via the coding sequence ATGGCCCAGGTTCAGTTCTATGGCACCGGGCGGCGGAAAAATGCTGTGGCCCGTGTCTATATTTATCCCGGTGAAGGCAATATTACGGTTAATAACAGGGATTTGCTCAGCTATTTTGGTCGTCGCGTTTTGGAAACTCTGGTCAAACAGCCGCTGGAGATTACCGGCACTGCCGGCCGGTTTGATGTGAAAGTGCGGGCGAAAGGTGGCGGCATCAGCGGTCAGGCCGGTGCGGTGCGCATGGGTATTGCCCGCGCGCTGGTGCAAGCTGACCCCAACCTGCGTCCCATATTGAAAAAGGCCGGCTTCTTGACCCGTGACCCGCGCATGAAGGAAAGGAGAAAGTACGGCCTGAAAAAAGCCCGCCGTGCACCCCAGTTCTCCAAGCGTTAA
- a CDS encoding methyl-accepting chemotaxis protein, translated as MSSDILQKVVDAARYYGEMLGEDVVLAICDREKFVYYKEGQRIKLGIKVGDPVSPQSGAGTALREGRRITREVGPEVYGVGYFASSVPIRDESGQVIGALSMCNPSTSAAKSNLIKTSAELNMAFESITQNVSGMAAQAQDLAQNAQKLDSFTQEMRDKVQGMDEVLGLIREVAGQTHLLGLNAAIEAARAGEMGRGFSVVAEEIRKLASRTNNSVKEIADTLQSIKEAIIDIAGYVTTVAATSQQQAAATQEIMAAVQQINSVTEQMKSWADEL; from the coding sequence ATGAGCAGCGATATCTTGCAAAAAGTGGTGGACGCCGCCCGTTATTACGGGGAAATGCTGGGCGAAGACGTGGTGCTGGCAATTTGCGACCGGGAGAAATTTGTCTATTACAAAGAAGGACAGCGCATCAAGCTGGGTATCAAGGTGGGCGACCCGGTCAGCCCGCAAAGCGGCGCCGGCACCGCTTTGCGCGAGGGCCGGAGGATTACAAGGGAGGTTGGTCCGGAAGTATACGGCGTGGGCTACTTTGCCTCCAGTGTGCCCATACGTGATGAATCCGGACAGGTGATCGGGGCGCTTTCCATGTGCAATCCCAGCACCAGCGCGGCTAAAAGCAACCTGATCAAGACATCGGCCGAACTGAACATGGCCTTTGAATCCATCACCCAAAACGTTTCCGGCATGGCCGCCCAGGCCCAGGATCTGGCGCAAAATGCCCAGAAGCTGGACAGCTTTACCCAGGAAATGAGAGATAAGGTGCAGGGCATGGATGAAGTGCTGGGATTGATCCGGGAAGTGGCCGGCCAAACCCACCTCTTGGGCCTGAATGCGGCCATTGAAGCAGCCCGGGCGGGCGAGATGGGGCGCGGTTTTTCCGTGGTGGCGGAAGAAATCCGCAAGCTGGCCAGCCGCACCAACAATTCGGTCAAAGAAATCGCCGATACACTGCAGAGTATTAAAGAAGCCATTATTGATATTGCCGGTTATGTAACCACAGTAGCCGCCACCTCACAGCAACAGGCCGCTGCCACGCAGGAAATTATGGCCGCCGTACAACAGATCAACTCGGTAACAGAACAGATGAAAAGCTGGGCTGATGAATTATAA
- the uraA gene encoding uracil permease → MRRREIQVEERLPFWQTLPLSLQHLFAMFGATVLVPIIFQVNPATVLLFNGIGTLLYILICRGQIPAYLGSSFAFISPVLVVLDKYSYSDALGGFIAVGLTFVLVAILIKVAGTGWIDVVFPAAAMGAIVAVIGLELAPVAAQMAGLIGEASKPFVPDPKAITVSLTTLGLTILFSVVLRGFLAIIPILLGITAGYVLSFFLGLVNVEPILKAPWLALPDIYTPTFNPSAIMIILPAALVVIAEHIGHLFVTSGIVGRDLARRPGLHLSLLGNGLSTLLSGCFGSTPNTTYGENIGVMAITRVYSVWVIGGAAIIAILLSFVGKLAAAIQSIPTPVMGGVSLLLFGVIAASGIRMLVEAKVDYSKPRNLILTSVVLIVSISGTQLQIGTVSLKGMGLATVMSIFLSLVFKLLDVTGLAADRES, encoded by the coding sequence TTGCGCCGTCGGGAAATTCAGGTAGAGGAAAGGCTGCCCTTTTGGCAGACACTGCCACTCAGCCTGCAACACCTGTTCGCCATGTTTGGTGCTACAGTGCTGGTACCGATCATTTTTCAGGTCAACCCGGCTACGGTACTGCTGTTTAACGGTATCGGCACTCTGCTTTACATCCTGATCTGCCGGGGACAAATACCGGCTTATCTGGGCTCCAGTTTTGCCTTCATTTCACCCGTGCTGGTAGTGCTGGACAAGTACAGTTACAGCGACGCCCTGGGCGGCTTTATTGCCGTAGGACTTACTTTCGTACTGGTAGCCATTTTGATTAAAGTGGCCGGCACCGGCTGGATTGATGTGGTATTTCCGGCCGCCGCCATGGGCGCCATTGTAGCAGTGATCGGCCTGGAACTGGCGCCGGTGGCCGCTCAAATGGCCGGTCTGATTGGCGAAGCAAGCAAACCCTTTGTACCTGATCCCAAAGCCATCACCGTTTCCCTCACCACACTGGGGTTAACCATTCTCTTTTCAGTTGTTCTGCGCGGCTTTCTGGCCATCATCCCCATCCTGCTGGGTATTACTGCCGGCTATGTACTCTCCTTCTTCCTGGGCCTGGTCAATGTAGAGCCCATCTTAAAAGCCCCGTGGCTGGCCCTACCCGACATATACACTCCTACTTTCAACCCCTCAGCCATAATGATCATATTGCCCGCCGCCCTGGTGGTAATTGCCGAGCACATCGGACACCTCTTTGTGACCAGCGGCATTGTGGGCCGCGATCTGGCCCGGCGCCCCGGCCTGCACCTTTCCCTGCTGGGCAACGGCCTTTCCACCCTGCTTTCCGGCTGTTTCGGTTCCACCCCCAACACCACCTATGGAGAAAACATTGGTGTCATGGCCATCACCCGTGTATACAGCGTCTGGGTGATCGGCGGCGCAGCTATAATCGCCATCCTGCTCTCTTTTGTGGGCAAGCTGGCGGCAGCCATCCAGAGCATTCCCACACCGGTAATGGGCGGCGTATCACTGCTCCTCTTCGGGGTTATTGCCGCCTCGGGTATTCGCATGCTGGTGGAAGCCAAGGTAGACTATAGCAAGCCACGCAACCTGATTTTGACTTCGGTGGTTCTGATTGTTTCCATCAGCGGTACTCAATTGCAGATTGGCACAGTCAGCCTGAAAGGCATGGGGCTGGCCACAGTCATGTCCATTTTCTTAAGCCTTGTTTTCAAACTGCTGGACGTTACCGGCCTGGCGGCTGATAGAGAAAGTTAA